From a single Phragmites australis chromosome 7, lpPhrAust1.1, whole genome shotgun sequence genomic region:
- the LOC133925247 gene encoding uncharacterized protein LOC133925247, whose amino-acid sequence MASIIIIAVVLTMDIFAFVLAIGAERRRSSAYVNVDETGRSYCVYSSDAATAYGVSALLLLLASQAVVMVASRCFCCGRALSPGRWRAYSGVCFIVCWITFVIAELCLLAGSVRNAYHTKYTPRFRGGPPDCAMLRKGVFAAGAAFAFLTALFSELHYLFYAKARDVAAVPPPIVGGIGMTRM is encoded by the exons ATGGCGTCCATAATCATCATCGCCGTCGTGCTCACCATGGACATCTTCGCCTTCGTCCTCGCCATCGGCGCCGAGCGCCGCCGGAGCTCA GCTTACGTGAACGTCGACGAGACCGGGCGGTCGTACTGCGTGTACAGCTCCGACGCGGCCACGGCGTACGGCGTCAGCGCGCTGCTGCTTCTGCTCGCCAGCCAGGCGGTGGTCATGGTGGCCAGCCGGTGCTTCTGCTGCGGCCGCGCGCTCTCGCCGGGGCGGTGGCGGGCGTACTCCGGCGTCTGCTTCATCGTGTGCTG GATCACGTTCGTGATCGCGGAGCTGTGCCTTCTGGCCGGATCGGTCCGGAACGCGTACCACACCAAGTACACGCCGCGGTTCCGTGGCGGCCCGCCCGACTGCGCGATGCTGCGCAAGGGCGTcttcgccgccggcgccgccttcGCCTTCCTCACCGCGCTCTTCAGCGAGCTGCACTACCTCTTCTACGCCAAGGCACGCGACGTCGCCGCCGTGCCCCCGCCCATCGTCGGCGGCATCGGCATGACCCGCATGTAG